Proteins from one Pantoea cypripedii genomic window:
- a CDS encoding NAD(P)/FAD-dependent oxidoreductase yields the protein MNHYDLIVLGAGPAGVSAALLASAKGLRVALFDENSAAGGQVYRAPIMPDAKMDGAEFRAGETLRDELSRSNVCLFLGHTVWAVTGDYRVDALGPDGSMSCTTTVLLVANGTTERVVPFEGWTLPGVIGLAAATILLKSQRTLPGNTTLVAGCGPLLVAVAGNTLKAGGKVMGIVDIASRGEWCSTAATLLARPAIFKQSLSYGLPILRARVPIYSRHTLVKVSAQGDQLLAELAPCDASARPIAGPTKRILVDCVAVGHGLTPSSDITRLLHAKHDYSREAGGWIARTDENGQTSRERLFVAGDSAGIRGAAAAVESGKRVGLACVAIIRGETMPAPEAENLTKAWQHAARFGQKMAAMMALREGHVESIPQDTVVCRCEDVTRAEIEQACEAGAREVNQLKAWTRCGMGPCQGRTCGDIAAELLANKQGVSRESVGIFSPRTPLRPLTISDMTGDYDYADIPIPKAAPL from the coding sequence ATGAATCATTATGACCTGATCGTCCTGGGTGCCGGTCCAGCGGGTGTTTCTGCCGCACTGCTGGCATCAGCGAAAGGACTGCGTGTCGCGCTGTTCGATGAAAATTCCGCTGCCGGTGGCCAGGTTTATCGCGCACCGATCATGCCAGACGCAAAAATGGACGGCGCAGAATTCAGGGCCGGTGAAACCCTGCGTGATGAACTATCACGGAGCAACGTGTGCCTCTTTTTAGGGCATACCGTGTGGGCGGTAACCGGCGATTATCGTGTTGATGCGCTCGGGCCGGACGGTTCGATGTCCTGCACCACGACGGTGCTGCTGGTGGCGAATGGCACCACCGAACGTGTTGTCCCCTTCGAGGGCTGGACTCTGCCGGGGGTCATTGGCCTGGCCGCCGCCACGATTTTACTCAAATCGCAGCGCACCTTGCCGGGTAACACCACCCTGGTCGCCGGATGTGGGCCTTTGCTGGTGGCGGTGGCGGGTAATACCCTCAAAGCAGGCGGCAAGGTGATGGGGATTGTGGATATTGCGTCGCGGGGCGAGTGGTGCAGCACAGCCGCTACGTTGCTGGCCCGCCCGGCCATTTTCAAACAAAGCCTGAGTTATGGCCTGCCGATTTTGCGCGCCAGAGTCCCCATTTACTCACGCCATACCCTGGTGAAGGTCAGTGCGCAAGGCGATCAGTTACTGGCTGAACTCGCTCCGTGCGATGCTTCGGCGCGGCCCATCGCTGGCCCGACTAAACGGATTCTGGTGGATTGTGTTGCCGTGGGTCATGGCCTGACGCCCTCCTCCGACATTACGCGTCTGCTGCATGCAAAGCATGATTATTCCCGCGAAGCGGGAGGCTGGATTGCCCGGACGGATGAGAATGGCCAGACCAGCCGTGAACGGCTGTTTGTGGCCGGTGACAGCGCCGGTATTCGCGGTGCCGCTGCGGCCGTTGAATCAGGTAAGCGGGTCGGATTGGCCTGCGTGGCCATCATTCGCGGTGAAACGATGCCCGCACCTGAAGCAGAGAACCTGACCAAAGCCTGGCAGCATGCCGCCCGTTTCGGGCAGAAGATGGCCGCGATGATGGCGCTGCGTGAAGGACATGTTGAGAGCATCCCGCAGGATACCGTGGTGTGCCGCTGTGAAGACGTGACGCGGGCGGAAATTGAACAGGCCTGCGAGGCTGGTGCGCGGGAGGTTAACCAGCTAAAAGCCTGGACGCGCTGTGGCATGGGACCCTGCCAGGGGCGCACCTGTGGTGACATTGCTGCCGAACTGCTGGCAAACAAACAGGGTGTTTCGCGTGAATCTGTCGGGATCTTCTCTCCCCGTACTCCTCTTCGTCCTCTCACCATCAGCGATATGACCGGTGACTACGACTATGCAGACATTCCAATTCCCAAGGCGGCCCCCCTGTGA
- a CDS encoding (2Fe-2S)-binding protein → MQHTSGKNVRFVFDNQGYMALAGQSIAAALFSSGVKTLRFSPHQHQPRGMFCLMGSCQECLVMVEGKRVLACKTEASADLIVHSVPDIDPYESL, encoded by the coding sequence ATGCAGCACACTTCGGGGAAAAACGTCCGTTTCGTTTTTGACAATCAGGGATATATGGCATTAGCGGGCCAGAGTATTGCCGCCGCACTTTTTTCGAGTGGCGTCAAAACGTTGCGCTTCAGTCCTCACCAACATCAACCCAGAGGCATGTTTTGCCTGATGGGGTCGTGTCAGGAGTGCCTGGTCATGGTGGAGGGTAAGCGGGTATTAGCTTGCAAAACTGAGGCCAGTGCTGATCTGATTGTTCACTCTGTACCGGATATCGATCCTTATGAATCATTATGA